Proteins found in one Anopheles aquasalis chromosome 3, idAnoAquaMG_Q_19, whole genome shotgun sequence genomic segment:
- the LOC126577295 gene encoding trypsin, alkaline C-like, translating to MNVIAIVLGLVLIGVAVTDGQERLAGGSKAAVENYPFAAAILYGGRLFGNGAVLGRFFVLTSASALHVTETSGYSVTVGVSNYLQTQMRIQVMQIYRHPEWIGWDDNLAMLATVTIEFSNHIQPIPLAPYSPDDTMLTFVSFGMNSAGTSVQLQHAAFRAMTGSLCHKFLRDGLAAGPINTQRGYCMVTNDSVKKGFFADDSGAPGVSNSQLHAIFAFTTAGGGVEDIGIAMRVPIYKGWIEGTIQRILNS from the coding sequence ATGAACGTGATCGCGATAGTACTCGGTTTGGTGTTAATAGGTGTTGCAGTCACCGATGGACAGGAACGACTTGCAGGTGGCAGCAAGGCAGCAGTAGAGAACTATCCATTTGCAGCCGCCATCCTCTATGGTGGCCGACTGTTCGGGAATGGTGCCGTTTTAGGAAGGTTCTTCGTTCTCACCTCAGCCAGTGCCCTGCATGTAACAGAGACCAGTGGTTACTCTGTAACAGTGGGCGTTAGCAACTATCTGCAAACTCAAATGCGGATTCAAGTAATGCAGATTTACAGGCACCCGGAGTGGATTGGATGGGATGACAATTTGGCCATGCTCGCGACCGTAACCATCGAATTCTCGAACCATATTCAACCGATCCCGCTCGCGCCATACAGCCCGGATGACACGATGCTgacattcgtttcgttcggaaTGAACAGCGCAGGCACATCGGTTCAGTTGCAGCACGCGGCCTTCCGAGCGATGACTGGATCGCTGTGTCACAAGTTCCTGCGTGACGGCCTAGCCGCTGGTCCCATCAATACGCAACGCGGTTACTGTATGGTAACTAACGATAGCGTAAAGAAGGGCTTCTTTGCGGACGATTCGGGAGCTCCCGGAGTGTCCAATAGTCAGCTCCATGCAATATTCGCGTTCACGACGGCCGGAGGTGGCGTGGAGGATATCGGCATTGCCATGCGCGTTCCCATTTACAAGGGCTGGATCGAGGGCACGATTCAAAGAATTCTTAACTCATAA